The segment aatatttacCTGCCCTGCTCATAGAAAAGCGACCTGACGGCGgacgttgtgttttttttatgtactttgTGTTCTAGAGACATGAATGATAAACCCGGcacttattaatattattattatgtatttttggTTGGACGGATCGGGCCTCGTATGGAGGATGGGCGCGTTCATTGATACATCTCCGTGAGAAATaactctctcgttctctctcccACCTCCACCGGGGACGATTTCCGTCCTCACCAGCCCTCCCCCGCccccgtttctttttttttttaaatcccctctgccccccccccacccccacaccccTTTTCCCCCCACCTTCGGTCTCCCCATATGCGCTCATGTTGGCGTTATTACGCGCGCCCGTGCCTTCTGTATTTATAGCTTCTGTATTTATAACGGGATTAGATTTACCTTGCTCACGTGACcgcccattaaaaaaaaaaacccaccctcGTCGCTCTGCTTCCTGTCATTGATACGAACGCGTCTCATTGGTCCGCGCTCTCCCGACAAACAGGACGAAGGAGCCACGTGTCGGGGTCTCGGCAGGGGACGCGCTTTAATATCTCGGTGATCGTTAATTCCCCGTCAGGCGTGAGCGGCCTCGGCGAACCACGTGACCGCGCCGGACGGGCTGCAGTGTCCAGTGTAGGGTTTCCAGCGTGCTGCTGTCTTGCGCTGGTCTCGTGAGTGTATCACAGTTCGTGGTGGATTTGGTTCTGCAAACCCCCTCTCTGCCCCACCCCACTgcaaaaagggtggtagtagcctggtgggtaacacactcgcctaggaaccagaagacccaggttcaaatcccacttactaccaacgtgTCCCCGAGCTAGACACTGAACCCTgggttgtccctgtaactactgattataagttgctctggataagggcgtctggtaaatgctgtaaatattcaaatgtaCATCAAAACAAAATATGAATTTCCCACTGTGTAGGAATAATATATCAGCAATATTGATTATCTGTGATattgaaaatgtgactgtggcGTCTTCTCCCCCCCGGAACTGGCCCTGTGCTAACAGAAGACGCTTCATCTCGTGGATGCCATCGGGCAGGTGTGCGTGGGGCCGGACGGGCCCCCATCAGCCGGGCCCGCCACTCACCGCTCTCACTCTTCCCAACAGTGTGCGCGTTCGTGCCGTGGTGATGACGCGTGACGACTCCAGCGGCGGGTGGGTGCCCCTCGGAGGCGGCGGCCTCAGTCACGTGGTCATCTGCAAGGGCCGGAGTCCGGAGAGCAAGGGCCGAAGGGAGTACGTCATACGCGGGGAGCGGCTTCGCGACCGagcggtgagtgtgtgtgcgatgTGTGTTCACGTCTGTGAAGACCACCTGAAGAGCATGACTCTGCCACGTTCCTGCGCCTGTATATTTTTGGGACGATGTGATGACTCTCCTTccatccctgtgtgtgtgtgtgtgtgtgtgtgtgtgcagccgaTTCTAGAGTGTGCCGTGCAGAGGGGCCTGGTGTACAACAAGGTCAACCCCATCTTCCATCACTGGCGCATGGAGGACAGGAAGTTTGGCCTAACCTTTCAGAGTCCTGCCGATGCCATCTCTTTTGAACGAGGCCTCCAAAATGTCCTTGACAAGCTCGAACGAGGTAACATTTCAGCTGGAGTATCAGCCAGATCGCAAGCAACGGGGCAAATTATGTGGTGCTAGTAggctagtggggtaacacactcgcctatgtaccagaagactcaggttcaaaccccacttactaccattgtgtcccagagcaagacacttaaccctaagttgctccagggggactgtccctactactactgatt is part of the Denticeps clupeoides chromosome 19, fDenClu1.1, whole genome shotgun sequence genome and harbors:
- the LOC114769298 gene encoding sprouty-related, EVH1 domain-containing protein 3-like; the encoded protein is MEGDVRVRAVVMTRDDSSGGWVPLGGGGLSHVVICKGRSPESKGRREYVIRGERLRDRAPILECAVQRGLVYNKVNPIFHHWRMEDRKFGLTFQSPADAISFERGLQNVLDKLERGSDSPSSSTPEEGDTEDDGQAIVSVSHRQ